GTACGACCCGGAACCGGACGGTCCCGCGCCGGCCGCCCCACCGGAGGACCGCCTCGCGCGGGACCCGGAGCTGGGGCTGGCTCTCGCCGTCGAGCGGGCCGTCGCCGGTGACGCCCGGTCGGCCGGTGGGCGCCTGCGGCAGGCGGTCGCCGGGGGAGACATGTTGCCCACGCCCCGCCGGGACCGGTTCGTCCGGCTGGCCACCGCGCTGGAGATCGCGCTGGCCCGGCTCGCCGGCGACCACGAGGAGGTCCGGGCCGCCGCCGCCCGGCTGCGCGGCACCCTGCCCGGGCCGCCCGCCGGGCCGGGTGACGACGGCTCCGGCCTCGGGGAGCACGTCGACGTCCGGCTCCTCGCCGGGGAGCACGCTGATGTCCGGCTCGTCGCCGGGGTCGCCGAGGCCCTGGCGGATCTCGCCGAGGGGCGGTTCGGTCGGGCCGGCGCCCGGTTCCGGACGCTGGCCGAGGCGGCCCGGGCGACCGGCCGGACCCGCGCGGAGCTGCTCTGCCGGAGCCGCTCGGCGCTGGCAAACGCCTGGTGGGGCCGGCTGCGGGAGGCCGAGCGGGCCGCCGGGGACACCCTCGGCGGGGCTGCCGGGCCGGGCGAGCGCGGCCACGCGTACCTGGCGTTGGCGCTGGTGGCGCTGCACCGGGACCGCCCCGGTGAGGCCGAGGCGCACCTGGGCCGGGTCGACCTGCCGGCCACCGACCCGGTGCCCTCGGCGGTGGCCGCGTACTGCCGGGCCCTGCTCTGCCGGGACCGGGGCGACCCGGCCGGCGCGCGCCGGCTGCTGACCCGGGCGCGCGACGACGGCCCCGGACCGGAGGTGACCGACCGGTTGCGCGCCGCCACAGCCGACCTGGACGCGGCGCGCGGTGACCCGGCCACGGCCCGGGACCTGCTGCGCGCCCCGGCCGCCGACGACCGGCCGACGACCGACCCGCCCCACGTCGACCCGTCCCGCCTCGACCCGCCCCACGTCGACCCGCCCCGCCTCGACCCGCCCCACGTCGGCCCGTCCCGCCTCGGCCCGCCCCACGTCGACCCGTCCCGCCTCGGCCCGCCCCACGTCGGCCCGCCCCATTTTGGGGATCTGGGGGTGTCGCCGCTAATGGATCACGCGTTTTCCGGGAAGCGGAGCGGGTCAGCGCCGGAGTTGGCCGTGGCGCTGGCCCGGATCGAGTTGCGGGCCGGCGACCCGCGGGCCGCCGCCGCCGCGCTACCGCCGTGGGACACCCCGGACGCCGAGCGCTGGCCTTTGCCGACCCGCCTCGACGCCGGCCTGCTCGACGCGCTGCTGGCCCGTCGGGACGGCGACCCCCGGCGCGCCGGGCGGCTCCTGGAACGGGTGCTGGAGCTGGCCGAGCCGGAGGGGCACCGGCGGGTCTTCACCCGGGCCGACCCGCCGGTACGGGACCTGCTCGCCGCGCACCTGGACTCCGGGACGGCGTACTGGCCGTTCGTGGCGGAGCTGCGACAGGACAGCGCGCCGGGCGACGCCGCCCACCCCGGCCCGGACGGGTGGCGGCCCGGCGCGGCGGAGCAGGGCCGGCACGAGCCGCTCACCGAACGGGAGTTGACCATCCTGCGGTACCTGCAGAGCATCCTGTCGAACGTGGAGATCGCCGGTGAGCTGTCCCTGTCGGTGAACACCGTCAAGACGCACGTCCGCAACATCTACCGCAAACTGGACGCCACCCGACGACGGGAGGCCGTCCGCCGGGCCCGGGAGCTCCACCTGCTCTGAGCCTGCCTGGTCGGCCGCGTGCCCGGTCGGGCTGTCCGCGCCCCGACCAGGCCGCTCACCGGCCCGGTCGGGCCGTCCGCGCGCCCGGTCAGGCGTTCGCCACCAGGTCGACGGCGGCGAGCAGGTCCGCCACGGAGTGTCCGCCCTCGTGGCAGTCGTCGTTGACGAACAGCGCCGGCACCCCGGTCACCCCGCTGAGGATGCCCCCGACGAAGTCCTGCCGTACCCGGTCCGCGTGCACCTGCCCCTCGACCTCGCCGCCCACGTCGTCGGCGGAGACGCCGAGCTGCTCCACGCCGAGCGACAGGTGCACCGGGTCGAGCTGGTCCTGGTGCTCGAAGAGCCAGTCGTGCATCTCCCAGAACCGGCCGCGCCGGCCGGCCGCCTCGGCGATCTGCGCCGCGCTCTCCGCGTAGGGGTGCACGTTGGCGATCGGGAAGTGCCGGAACACCAGCCGGACCAGCTCCGCCCGCTGCCGCTGCACCTCCCGCAGGTTCCGGTACGCCGCGCCGCAGTGGACGCACTGGAAGTCGGCGTACTCGACCAGGGTCACCGGGGCGTCGACCGGCCCCCGGACGTGGTCGGCCCCGCTCACCGGCGCCCGCAGGCGGGCCACCGTGACCTGGAGCGGCGTGGTCATCCGTCGCTCACCCCCCTCCCGGCTCGGACCGGTCCGTGCCGTCCCGCGCCGGTCGGCGCGGTCGCCCGGTCGGTCACGTCGTCCAGTCTGCCGGCGGGGCGGGTGACGGCGGCTCGCCCGCTCGGGGTGGTTCGGGCCGGGGACGTACCCTGATCTGGTTGCCGACTCCGCGCACCCCGGGCAGCCGACGCACCGCCGACTCGGCGGCCCGCCGCTGGTACTCCCAGTCGAGCCGGCCGCGCAGGGTCACCCACCCGTCGGCGACTGTCACGTCCAGCTCGTCCAGCGGCAGGAACGCCTCCCACTCCAGGGCGTGCCCGACCGCGGCGGCGAGCTCCGGGCCGGTACGTCCGGTCGAGGCGGACGGCCGTACGGCGAGGTCGTTGGCGACCGCCCGGACCCGGGCGGCCCGATGGGCGGCGCGTTCGGCGGCCCAGCGCTTGGCGTACGCGTCCACCCAGCCGCTGAGCGTGACCACCCCGTCGGCGACGCTCACGCCCACCTCGTGCGGGCGTACCCCCGGCTCGCCGGCCAGCTCGGCACGCACCTGGGCCTGGATGTCCTGGTCGACCCGGATCGTCGTCGCGCTGCGCATGCCTGTCTCCCCTCGCCGCGGGGCGCGGGCACCGGATGCGGCGGCCCGCGCGTACGCCGTCGACGATGGCCGGCGGGCGGGTGAGCCGCCCTCACCCGGATGGGACGGGGATGACAGCGACACCAGCGATACGGCACGATCTGGATCGATCTCTTCACAGAAGGCGACGAGGGCGGACGATGAGCACCGACACCGGGACGACGGCGTCCACTCCGGCACCGGCGGGACAGCCCGGGGCGCGACGGCTGCTGCGGCTGGCCCGGCACGAGTGGACCCTGGTCGTGCTGGGATCCCTGCTGCTGGCCGCGGTGCTGACCTGGCCCACGCTGGGCGGTCTGACCGGCACCATCCCGCAGGACGTCGGTGACCCGACGTTGCAGGCGTGGCAGGTGGCCTGGGGCGGGCACGCGCTGCTCACCGACCCGACCAGTCTGTGGCACTCGAACACGTTCTTCCCCGAGCCGTACACCTACGCGTACTCGGACACCCTGCTCGGCTACGCGCCGGCCGGCATGGTCGGGGACGGCCCGGTGGCCGCGGTGGTCCGCTACAACCTGCTCTACGTGCTGACGCACGCTCTGGCGTTCGTCGGGGCGTACGCGCTGGCCCGGCAGTTGGGCGCGGGCCGCGCCGGGTCGGCGGTGGCCGGCGCCGCCTTCGGGTACGCCCCGTGGAAGCTGGCCCAGGCCGGGCACCTGCACGTGCTCAGCATCGGCGGGATCGCCCTCGCGTTGGCGATGCTCGCGCGGGGGCACGGCTGGTCGCTGCGGGACGGCTACCGGCCGGACCGGGCGCGGCCGGGCTGGGTGGCGGCCGGTTGGCTGGTCGCCGCCTGGCAGATCAGCCTCGGTTTCGGTATCGGCCTGCCCTTCGCGTACGCGTTGGCGCTGGTCTGCCTGGTCGCGGCGGCCGGGTACGGCTGGTCGACCTGGCGGCGGGCCCGCCCGCCGTTCC
The sequence above is a segment of the Micromonospora sp. WMMD882 genome. Coding sequences within it:
- a CDS encoding LuxR C-terminal-related transcriptional regulator; its protein translation is MAEESSAGVAGLPLLLSRLVAPAPPEPMVRRPRLLSRLDEAADGPVTLVRAPAGWGKTTLLAAWVRAAGPQHAWLTVEADDDGARLCAYLAAALSGPVAPEQLAVALAGRDQPVVLVLDDLHRVTEPAALAGLEFLLRHAGQRLRLVIGTRVEPALPLHRWRLSGELTTLDADDLAFTADEVAELLTAHGVTVSPATLSPLRERTAGWPAGLRFAALAARAAADPAAAIDGYAGDAPDVAGYLRDEVLAELTDDTVDLLRRVTLTGPFCGDLADALTGRPGGDGMLSDLLRRGGLVVADHRRPGWYRCHPLVTDLLRAELRRRPDVELRELHRRAAGWYAGHGRPGPALRHALAAGDWDRATALVLAEWPELVPYDPEPDGPAPAAPPEDRLARDPELGLALAVERAVAGDARSAGGRLRQAVAGGDMLPTPRRDRFVRLATALEIALARLAGDHEEVRAAAARLRGTLPGPPAGPGDDGSGLGEHVDVRLLAGEHADVRLVAGVAEALADLAEGRFGRAGARFRTLAEAARATGRTRAELLCRSRSALANAWWGRLREAERAAGDTLGGAAGPGERGHAYLALALVALHRDRPGEAEAHLGRVDLPATDPVPSAVAAYCRALLCRDRGDPAGARRLLTRARDDGPGPEVTDRLRAATADLDAARGDPATARDLLRAPAADDRPTTDPPHVDPSRLDPPHVDPPRLDPPHVGPSRLGPPHVDPSRLGPPHVGPPHFGDLGVSPLMDHAFSGKRSGSAPELAVALARIELRAGDPRAAAAALPPWDTPDAERWPLPTRLDAGLLDALLARRDGDPRRAGRLLERVLELAEPEGHRRVFTRADPPVRDLLAAHLDSGTAYWPFVAELRQDSAPGDAAHPGPDGWRPGAAEQGRHEPLTERELTILRYLQSILSNVEIAGELSLSVNTVKTHVRNIYRKLDATRRREAVRRARELHLL
- a CDS encoding DsbA family protein, with the translated sequence MTTPLQVTVARLRAPVSGADHVRGPVDAPVTLVEYADFQCVHCGAAYRNLREVQRQRAELVRLVFRHFPIANVHPYAESAAQIAEAAGRRGRFWEMHDWLFEHQDQLDPVHLSLGVEQLGVSADDVGGEVEGQVHADRVRQDFVGGILSGVTGVPALFVNDDCHEGGHSVADLLAAVDLVANA